The following nucleotide sequence is from Microbacterium arborescens.
GGCCGAGAAGACCGGCGTGACCGGCAGCCCCATCACGTGGGACGGCCTGCAGAACGGTGTGCAGTACCAGGTGCGCGTGCGTGCCCACAACCGCGCTCCCGAGCCGTCGAGCTGGAGCGTCTGGTCTCAGGCGATGGTGCCCGCCGGCAAGCCGGACGCTCCCGGCGCACCGTCGACGCAGCGCCTCAACCCGGTGGGCAACCGCTCGCAGATGCAGGTGAGCTGGAACCAGCCGGCGAACAACGGCGATGCGATCGCGGGGTACCAGCTGCAGGTCCGCCGCGGCGGCGCGACCGTCGACACCATCAGCGTGCCCGCCGGCCAGACGAGCCAGGCCGTCACCGTCGACACCTCGACGACCGACTACACGTTCGTCGTCCGTGCCCAGAACAAGGCGGGCTGGGGCGAGTGGAGTGCGGCATCCGCACCTCGACGCGCCTTCACGCCTCCCGGCGCCCCGACCGGAATCAGCGCGAGCGAAGGCGACAACCGCGTCACCGTCTCGTGGACGGCCGGGCCGCTCAACGGCGCGAACCCCGGCGAGGTCAGCTACCAGTACTCCGTGAACAACGGCGGCTGGCGCAGCGACTGGATCGGCGGCGGCAACGGCGGGTCGGGCACGATCGGCAACGGCCAGGTGAACAACAACGGCACCTACACGGTGCGCGTGCGTGCCGTCGCCACGGCCGACGGATCGCGCTACGAGGGCGAGTCGTCGGCGGCGTCGAACCAGGTCGCGCCCTACGGCCAGATCGGCAACCCGTCCGCCAGCGCCACGCGCGACGGAAACCGCGTCACGCTGTCGTGGTCGTCGCCGTCCCGGAACGGTCGCGACATCACCACCGAGATCAGTATCAACGGCGGCGGGTGGCAGCGCGTCGACGCGAGCGGATCCAGCCCGCGCGGCGATGTGGGCTACAGCAGCACGCAGTCGATTCGGGTGCGCGTGAGCGCCGCTGGTAGCGAGGCACGCGAGGCCTCCGCGAGCGTGACGACGCCGAACCCGCCCCCGCCGCCGCAGCCTCGCGCCACGGTCGAGAAGGGGTCCCCGGTCGGCGGCTGCGTGAACGGCTGCTTCCATCTGAAGGTGAACACGCAGGACTTCCCCGCGGGCAACTACCGCATCGACTGCTACGACGGTAACCGGAAGTTCAACACCTACCCGTCGTCGTACGACGTCCCGGCCGACGGCTCGATCCAGCTCGACTGCTGGATCGGCGCCGACGGGCGCGACATCTCCGCCGAGATCATCGGCTGGGGCCGAACCGGTACGACGCGCTGGTAGCCCCCGCATCCGCCCCCGGCATCCATTCACCACGAGGAACGAGAACGAACGAATGAGCATGACACCCGAGCAGGCAGCGTGGTTCCGCGACACCTTCACGCGCCTGATCGACAACGTCGACGCCGCCCTGCTCGGCAAGCGCGAGGTCGTGGCCCTCGTCCTGTCGGCGATGATCGCCGAGGGGCACGTGCTGCTGGAGGATGCGCCGGGCACGGGCAAGACGAGCCTCGCGAAGGCGATCGCGGCGAGCGTGCAGGGCACGTCGACCCGCATCCAGTTCACGCCCGACCTGCTGCCCTCCGACGTCACCGGCGTCACGATCTACGACCAGGCGAACAAGCGCTTCGAGTTCCACCGGGGGCCTGTGTTCGCCTCGATCGTTCTCGCCGACGAGATCAACCGCGCGTCGCCCAAGACGCAGTCGGCGCTGCTGGAGGTCATGGAGGAGTCGCGTGTCACGGTCGACGGCGTCGCGCACGAGGTGGGCCGCCCGTTCCTCGTCATCGCGACCCAGAACCCGATCGAGCAGGCCGGTACGTACAAGCTGCCCGAGGCCCAGCTCGACCGCTTCATGATCAAGACCTCGATCGGCTATCCGACCCTCGCCGTCTCGGAGCGCATCCTCGTCGGCGCCGTCGACCGCAACCCCTCTGCGAGCCTCAAGCCCGTGATCACCACGCGTGCCGTCGGTGAGATGGCCGACCTGGCCGCGACCGTCCACATCGATCCGGTCGTCGCCCGATACGCCGCGCAGATCGTCGAGGCCACGCGTGAGGCATCGGCGACGCGTCTCGGCGTCTCGGTGCGCGGGGCGATCGCGATGATCCGCATCGCGAAGGTCTACGCCGCGGCGCAGGGACGCCACTACGTCGTGCCCGACGACATCAAGCTGCTCGCCCTTCCGGTGTGGGCTCACCGCCTCGTGCTCGACCCCGAGGC
It contains:
- a CDS encoding AAA family ATPase, translated to MSMTPEQAAWFRDTFTRLIDNVDAALLGKREVVALVLSAMIAEGHVLLEDAPGTGKTSLAKAIAASVQGTSTRIQFTPDLLPSDVTGVTIYDQANKRFEFHRGPVFASIVLADEINRASPKTQSALLEVMEESRVTVDGVAHEVGRPFLVIATQNPIEQAGTYKLPEAQLDRFMIKTSIGYPTLAVSERILVGAVDRNPSASLKPVITTRAVGEMADLAATVHIDPVVARYAAQIVEATREASATRLGVSVRGAIAMIRIAKVYAAAQGRHYVVPDDIKLLALPVWAHRLVLDPEAEFTGTTPETVMNNALADVEAPLARADA